From the genome of Flavobacterium luteolum, one region includes:
- a CDS encoding TonB-dependent receptor: MNYLHLKTTRFLFSVSLLFSFLSAFAQNHGKIKGTITTSDGDAAAGVNIILKNTKYGTVSNDDGGFEFNRVKPSTYIIQVSLSGYETLEREIIVTEYETITTNLQLKVSNKELNEVVVNGKKSNLSKKTDYVARMPLKNLENPQVYNVIHKELLQEQIAVDIRSAVQNATGAISKIYPSGGLEISFRGFSTGVNARNGMETLSGRSSISIDNAERIEVLKGPSGTLFGSSVSSFGGVVNLVTKKPFETSKTEISYTGGSFGLQRVAVDFNMPLTQNKKVLFRMNASANTENSFLNYGFNKTVLFAPSIIYKATNRLTLSLDTEIFNTNNTRPTYGRSYAAGLTNPTDLKVDYRTSLFADDLDAKTTSPKIFAQAEYKISDNWKSTTLFSLVDERVDHSYQYYTSWKSPTEVQRMVSRFGPIHNNFTNFQENINGAFSTGSIKHKLLAGVNYRFTKGTFKYATTQVLDVIDVTTAFEPIRKSDVDPKLKEMQFGVPNEQTFSVYASDVVSFTDRLSAMLSLRLDNFVQKKLEDTDGYNQTALSPKLGLVYELVKEQVSLFGNYMNGFQNAGPVNQPDGSILILKPIYANQYEGGVKVEGFNKKLSTTISYYNITIDNATRTNPDGYNIQDGKQVSKGIDFEFIANPINGLNLTAGYAYNDNRIVKSSDASIEGNKASGAPENIVNFWVSYKFQNTLKNLGFGFGGNYVDKQYKFEDESFYAPSYSIYSATVFYDRPVWRLGVKFNNLTNTKYWDSYGMAQAPANLLVNLTVRL, translated from the coding sequence ATGAATTACCTCCATTTGAAAACTACGCGTTTTCTATTTTCAGTCAGTCTACTATTTTCGTTTTTATCTGCCTTTGCACAAAACCACGGAAAAATTAAAGGAACAATCACAACATCTGATGGCGATGCCGCTGCCGGTGTCAATATTATTCTTAAAAATACGAAATACGGCACCGTTTCTAATGACGACGGCGGTTTTGAATTTAACAGAGTAAAACCCAGCACTTACATTATACAAGTATCTCTATCGGGCTATGAAACGCTTGAAAGAGAAATAATTGTCACTGAATATGAAACCATTACCACTAATTTACAATTAAAGGTTTCTAATAAAGAATTGAATGAAGTGGTCGTAAATGGCAAGAAAAGCAATTTATCAAAAAAGACCGATTATGTTGCTAGAATGCCGTTAAAGAATCTTGAAAATCCACAGGTTTACAATGTTATTCACAAAGAACTATTACAAGAGCAAATTGCGGTAGACATAAGAAGCGCAGTGCAAAATGCTACTGGTGCGATATCAAAAATATATCCGTCTGGTGGACTTGAAATTAGTTTTAGAGGATTCAGTACAGGTGTAAACGCACGAAACGGAATGGAAACTCTTTCTGGACGAAGCTCAATCTCAATTGATAATGCCGAGCGAATTGAGGTGCTAAAAGGTCCTTCTGGAACTTTGTTTGGTTCTTCTGTTTCTTCATTTGGAGGAGTTGTCAACCTAGTTACCAAAAAGCCTTTTGAAACTAGCAAAACAGAGATATCTTATACTGGAGGAAGCTTTGGACTGCAGCGCGTTGCGGTAGATTTTAATATGCCTTTGACTCAGAATAAAAAAGTTTTGTTTAGAATGAACGCTTCGGCCAATACAGAAAACAGCTTCTTAAATTATGGTTTTAATAAAACTGTCTTATTTGCACCAAGCATTATTTATAAAGCGACCAACAGATTAACGCTGAGTTTAGACACAGAGATTTTCAACACCAATAACACACGCCCTACTTACGGACGTTCTTATGCTGCAGGACTTACCAACCCAACAGATTTAAAAGTAGATTACAGAACGAGTTTATTTGCAGATGATCTTGATGCTAAAACAACTTCTCCTAAAATATTTGCTCAAGCAGAATATAAAATTTCTGACAACTGGAAATCTACAACACTATTCTCATTGGTAGACGAACGCGTAGATCATAGTTACCAATACTATACTTCATGGAAATCGCCAACAGAAGTTCAAAGAATGGTATCGCGTTTTGGGCCAATTCATAATAATTTCACCAATTTTCAAGAAAATATTAATGGTGCATTTTCTACAGGAAGCATAAAACATAAACTTTTAGCGGGCGTTAATTACAGATTTACAAAAGGCACATTTAAATATGCCACAACGCAAGTTTTAGATGTAATTGATGTAACGACAGCTTTCGAACCAATTCGAAAAAGCGATGTAGATCCGAAATTGAAAGAAATGCAATTTGGTGTTCCAAATGAGCAGACTTTTAGTGTTTATGCTTCAGATGTCGTTAGTTTTACAGATCGCTTATCGGCAATGTTAAGCCTTCGTCTAGACAACTTTGTTCAGAAAAAATTGGAAGATACAGATGGATACAACCAAACTGCTTTGTCTCCAAAATTAGGTTTAGTTTATGAACTGGTTAAAGAACAGGTTTCTTTATTTGGAAATTATATGAATGGTTTTCAAAATGCTGGACCTGTAAATCAGCCAGACGGATCAATATTAATCTTAAAGCCAATTTATGCCAATCAATATGAAGGTGGTGTGAAAGTAGAAGGATTTAATAAAAAATTAAGCACAACAATTAGCTACTACAACATTACAATTGATAATGCTACAAGAACAAATCCTGATGGATATAATATTCAGGACGGAAAACAAGTAAGTAAAGGAATTGATTTTGAATTTATTGCCAATCCGATAAACGGTTTAAACTTGACAGCTGGTTATGCTTATAATGACAATCGTATCGTTAAATCGTCTGATGCCTCAATTGAAGGCAACAAGGCTAGCGGCGCACCAGAAAATATTGTCAATTTTTGGGTTTCGTATAAATTTCAAAACACACTAAAAAATTTAGGATTTGGCTTTGGAGGAAACTATGTAGACAAACAGTATAAATTTGAAGATGAAAGTTTTTATGCTCCTTCTTATTCAATTTACAGTGCAACTGTATTTTACGACAGACCAGTATGGAGACTTGGCGTTAAATTCAACAACCTGACAAACACAAAGTATTGGGATTCTTATGGAATGGCTCAAGCTCCTGCAAACTTATTAGTAAACCTAACAGTAAGACTTTAG